A genomic region of Trichothermofontia sichuanensis B231 contains the following coding sequences:
- a CDS encoding ABC-ATPase domain-containing protein, with amino-acid sequence MSTQAHLRQQLLALDRQNYAAYKSLRGSYQFPGFMLVIDRVQGDPFAAPSQCRILRPQVVAGFPPELYANRSREIALRDYLNRQFDQGTRFFSQSRGSGKSGLIAINSPGQAILERSAVWIDDRQLEVRFVVGLPAFGRRIAGQEAVELLCEGLPRLVEQTLTFKYLDTQAVQTHVEVAEDADALRNQLADRGLVAFVANGAVLPRRSGVDDRPLEQDAIRFQSPPSLQITLTAPNQGPITGMGIPQGVTLIVGGGYHGKSTLLKAIAQGVYNHIPNDGRERVVTAAHAVTIRAEDGRSITHVDLSPFITHLPQGRSTTNFSTPNASGSTSQAANILEALEAGARTLLIDEDTSATNFMIRDRRMQALIAKDREPITPFLDKVRQLYQDYGVSSILVMGGSGDYFEVADTVIAMTDFQPQDVTAQAQAIAQQYPTARRPEGGSQFGTLPIRQVIPSSFVTVDAARPPKWKTHDTDRLRLNHEELDLSAVSQLLETGQLRAIAATLVYAQSHFGSQAYPLPDLVSRLMATIAQTDFAALSATPSGEFVGFRPYELAAAINRLRSLQVKPSKPTHTHPASDRKTNHKGDCRRDF; translated from the coding sequence ATGTCTACTCAAGCCCACCTGCGTCAGCAATTATTAGCCCTCGATCGCCAAAATTATGCAGCTTATAAATCCCTGCGTGGCTCTTATCAATTTCCTGGATTTATGCTGGTCATTGATCGCGTCCAGGGTGATCCGTTTGCCGCACCGAGCCAGTGCCGGATTTTACGCCCCCAGGTAGTCGCAGGCTTTCCACCCGAACTCTATGCTAACCGTAGCCGCGAAATTGCCCTGCGGGATTATTTGAATCGCCAGTTTGATCAGGGGACACGATTCTTTTCCCAATCACGGGGCAGTGGCAAAAGTGGCCTGATTGCCATTAACTCCCCTGGACAGGCCATTTTAGAACGATCGGCAGTTTGGATTGACGATCGCCAATTGGAAGTTCGGTTTGTCGTGGGCCTCCCCGCCTTTGGACGTCGGATCGCGGGTCAAGAAGCCGTAGAACTCCTGTGTGAGGGCTTACCACGCCTTGTCGAGCAAACCTTAACCTTTAAATATCTGGATACCCAGGCTGTGCAGACCCACGTTGAGGTGGCCGAAGATGCCGATGCCCTCCGGAATCAGTTGGCTGACAGGGGGCTTGTCGCTTTTGTCGCCAATGGGGCCGTTCTCCCCCGCCGCAGTGGGGTAGACGATCGCCCCCTAGAGCAAGATGCCATTCGCTTCCAGAGTCCACCTTCCCTGCAAATTACCCTCACAGCGCCGAACCAGGGGCCGATCACCGGCATGGGGATTCCCCAGGGCGTCACCCTGATCGTAGGCGGGGGCTATCACGGCAAATCCACCCTTCTCAAAGCGATCGCCCAGGGAGTCTACAACCATATCCCGAACGATGGTCGCGAACGGGTGGTCACGGCTGCCCATGCCGTCACTATTCGGGCCGAAGACGGACGTAGCATTACCCACGTAGATCTCTCCCCCTTTATTACCCATCTCCCCCAGGGACGCTCTACCACCAACTTCTCCACGCCCAACGCCAGTGGTAGCACCTCCCAAGCCGCCAATATCCTGGAGGCCCTCGAAGCCGGAGCCAGAACGTTACTGATTGACGAAGACACCAGCGCCACCAACTTTATGATCCGCGATCGCCGAATGCAGGCCCTCATTGCCAAAGATCGGGAGCCAATTACCCCCTTCCTCGATAAGGTCCGGCAACTTTACCAGGATTATGGCGTTTCCAGTATTCTGGTCATGGGGGGCAGTGGGGATTATTTTGAGGTAGCCGATACCGTCATCGCCATGACCGATTTCCAACCCCAAGACGTGACGGCCCAGGCCCAGGCGATCGCCCAGCAGTATCCGACCGCTCGTCGCCCAGAGGGAGGATCTCAGTTTGGTACCCTCCCCATCCGACAGGTCATCCCCAGCAGTTTTGTCACTGTGGATGCTGCCCGTCCTCCCAAATGGAAAACCCACGACACCGATCGCCTGCGCCTAAACCACGAGGAACTCGATCTCAGCGCCGTTAGTCAACTGCTGGAAACCGGCCAACTGCGGGCGATCGCCGCCACCCTCGTCTATGCCCAGAGCCACTTCGGTTCCCAAGCCTATCCCCTACCGGATTTAGTCAGTCGGCTGATGGCGACGATCGCCCAAACCGACTTTGCCGCCCTCAGTGCAACTCCATCCGGGGAATTTGTCGGGTTTCGTCCCTATGAACTCGCAGCAGCCATTAATCGCTTGCGCTCCTTGCAAGTCAAGCCCTCTAAACCTACTCACACTCACCCAGCGAGTGACCGAAAAACCAATCACAAGGGGGATTGCCGCCGAGATTTCTAA
- a CDS encoding ABC transporter ATP-binding protein: MLLLIPLSAAGAVQPILIGQAISLIRQDPVMGFLAGKSLNAGLNWVISGLLVTVVVRLLLGSVQGYLVQRVGQEITAEIRDDLFDHVTSLAMAFFDRTPVGRLITRLTSDVEALGDVFSTGAIGIVSDLFAVLAIVIAMFFSQWLLALMLCIFLLPVSYLILYFQRQYRQANYRARDELSALNSMLQENIMGIGVVQLFRREKLNADLFRNTNQKYIREVDKTIFHDSAVSATLEWISLVAIAGVLGLGSLLVIQGQLTFGVLSSFILFSQRLFDPLRRFAEKFTMLQSGFTAVERIRDLLNEPIAIRDPEPLETGLTNHPSLKSSVSGNFPLWKSGDQRGEIRFEHVSFAYKAGDYVLKDLNFTIQPGEKVALVGPTGAGKSSIIRLLCRLYEPTAGRILIDGIDIRDLRQQDLRRYLGVILQDGFLFTGDVSSNIALGEPYSEAEIRAAAEQTNVAAFIERLPQGYATPLRERGTNLSAGQKQLLSFARVAIRNPEILVLDEATANLDVHTEFLIQAALDRLMVDRTAIIIAHRLSTIRSVDRILVLKHGQLVESGDHETLLAQGGLYASLYYLQQLGH; this comes from the coding sequence ATGTTGCTACTGATCCCGCTCTCAGCAGCGGGGGCAGTGCAGCCGATTTTGATTGGGCAGGCAATCTCATTAATTCGCCAAGATCCGGTAATGGGTTTTCTGGCGGGGAAATCTTTAAATGCAGGGCTAAACTGGGTGATTAGTGGCCTACTGGTGACAGTAGTAGTGCGGCTGCTGTTGGGATCAGTGCAGGGGTATCTGGTGCAGCGGGTCGGTCAGGAGATTACTGCCGAAATTCGCGATGATTTGTTTGACCATGTCACCTCACTGGCAATGGCCTTTTTCGATCGCACCCCCGTGGGCCGCCTTATCACTCGCCTAACCAGTGATGTGGAAGCCCTAGGGGATGTGTTCTCCACTGGCGCGATTGGGATTGTGAGTGATTTATTTGCGGTGTTGGCGATCGTTATTGCCATGTTTTTTAGCCAGTGGTTGCTGGCCCTAATGCTGTGCATTTTTCTGTTACCCGTCAGTTATTTGATTCTCTACTTTCAACGACAATATCGCCAAGCGAATTATCGAGCACGGGACGAGTTATCTGCACTCAACTCTATGCTACAAGAAAATATTATGGGCATTGGGGTAGTGCAACTATTCCGCCGAGAAAAGTTGAATGCTGATCTGTTTCGCAACACCAATCAGAAGTATATCCGCGAAGTCGATAAAACCATTTTCCACGACTCAGCGGTATCAGCGACGTTAGAGTGGATTTCCCTAGTTGCGATCGCGGGCGTGCTTGGTCTCGGTAGTCTCCTCGTTATCCAGGGGCAATTGACCTTTGGTGTCCTATCGTCCTTCATTCTTTTTTCGCAGCGGCTGTTTGATCCCCTGCGCCGGTTTGCTGAAAAATTTACGATGTTGCAGTCTGGCTTTACGGCTGTAGAACGGATTCGCGATTTATTAAATGAACCGATCGCAATCCGCGATCCAGAACCCCTCGAGACGGGTTTAACGAATCATCCATCCTTAAAGTCTTCAGTTTCTGGAAACTTTCCCTTATGGAAATCGGGTGATCAACGGGGTGAAATTCGCTTTGAACACGTATCCTTTGCCTACAAAGCCGGGGATTACGTCCTCAAAGATCTCAATTTCACGATTCAACCTGGTGAGAAAGTCGCCCTTGTGGGTCCGACGGGGGCTGGGAAAAGTTCAATCATTCGCCTCCTCTGTCGTTTATATGAACCCACCGCAGGCCGTATTCTAATTGATGGCATTGATATCCGCGATCTGCGCCAACAGGATCTCCGTCGCTATTTGGGGGTTATCCTGCAAGATGGTTTCCTATTTACTGGTGATGTGAGCAGCAACATTGCCCTCGGTGAACCCTACTCAGAGGCCGAAATCCGGGCCGCGGCTGAACAAACCAATGTTGCCGCTTTCATCGAACGTCTGCCCCAAGGCTATGCTACCCCCCTGCGGGAACGGGGGACCAACCTCTCAGCGGGCCAAAAACAACTCCTTTCCTTTGCCCGTGTCGCCATCCGCAATCCAGAGATCCTAGTCCTCGATGAGGCCACTGCCAACCTGGATGTTCATACCGAATTCCTGATTCAAGCGGCACTCGATCGGTTAATGGTCGATCGCACCGCGATTATTATTGCTCACCGCTTGTCTACCATTCGCTCGGTGGATCGGATTCTGGTCCTGAAGCACGGTCAATTGGTAGAATCCGGTGACCACGAAACCCTACTCGCTCAAGGGGGGCTGTACGCCAGCCTTTACTATCTCCAGCAATTAGGGCATTAA
- the purE gene encoding 5-(carboxyamino)imidazole ribonucleotide mutase: protein MSYPLVGIIMGSDSDLPTMQAAIAVCEEFGVACEVAIVSAHRTPERMVAYAKEAHRRGLKVIIAGAGGAAHLPGMVASLTPLPVIGVPVPSRHLQGVDSLYSIVQMPAGIPVATVAIGNAQNAGLLAVQMLAIQDGNLLTKVEQYRQGLTKRVMAKQERLDQVGYQAYLQSELGH from the coding sequence ATGAGTTACCCCCTGGTTGGCATCATTATGGGTAGTGATTCGGATCTGCCAACGATGCAGGCAGCGATTGCCGTGTGTGAGGAATTTGGTGTCGCCTGTGAGGTGGCGATCGTCTCGGCCCATCGGACACCAGAGCGGATGGTTGCCTATGCGAAAGAAGCCCATCGTCGCGGCTTAAAGGTGATTATTGCCGGGGCAGGGGGAGCAGCCCACTTGCCGGGAATGGTGGCTTCGTTGACGCCCCTCCCTGTGATTGGCGTTCCCGTACCGAGTCGCCATTTGCAGGGGGTGGATTCGTTGTACTCTATTGTGCAAATGCCAGCGGGTATTCCCGTGGCTACAGTCGCGATCGGAAACGCGCAAAATGCTGGTTTACTGGCCGTGCAAATGTTGGCGATCCAGGATGGCAATTTACTGACCAAAGTCGAGCAGTATCGCCAGGGATTAACCAAAAGGGTGATGGCGAAACAGGAACGGCTGGATCAGGTAGGCTATCAGGCCTATTTGCAATCAGAATTGGGCCATTGA
- the hetZ gene encoding heterocyst differentiation protein HetZ — protein sequence MEPILQLLFQELTQSTHATTATCWSVATRLAKEVDRICTESKRIQASGEVETWAMTLAKHRLQQCLKYYRLGSRQGRVDLHSTLSAVVYRYIRPAQGTASYQVRLMLIEDFLQNFYMEALNAFRREMELPDNYRPERLLELAEYMAFTERYAKRRIPLPRQRNQQLIILRAQTFSQQQPAEASVDMEQAAEGGVSEFESAWSAASVQQVREQMVAQEPEPAEDALRQTVVNALIRYLEERQQSDCADYFVLRLQDLSANEIEAILNLTPRQRDYLQQRFKYHLIRFSLSHHWELVHQWLGADLDHNLGLTPQQWQNFQQQLSEPQRELLHLKQQGLSERAIAQKLGCTVAQLQRQWSKLLGQAWEIRNHLVSGAGAASDE from the coding sequence GTGGAGCCGATCCTTCAACTACTCTTTCAAGAACTGACTCAATCAACCCACGCAACAACAGCCACCTGCTGGTCAGTTGCTACCCGCCTTGCTAAAGAGGTCGATCGCATTTGTACCGAAAGCAAGCGGATTCAAGCCTCCGGCGAGGTTGAGACCTGGGCGATGACCCTGGCCAAACACCGCCTCCAACAATGTCTGAAGTACTATCGCCTCGGTTCCCGCCAGGGGCGGGTGGATTTGCACAGTACCCTCAGTGCCGTCGTCTATCGCTATATTCGACCCGCCCAGGGGACGGCCAGCTATCAGGTACGCCTGATGTTGATTGAGGATTTTTTGCAAAACTTCTACATGGAAGCCCTCAATGCCTTCCGCCGGGAGATGGAACTCCCTGACAACTACCGTCCCGAACGCCTGCTGGAATTGGCCGAGTATATGGCGTTTACCGAACGCTATGCCAAGCGCCGTATTCCCCTTCCTCGCCAACGCAACCAGCAGTTGATCATCCTGCGGGCACAAACCTTTTCGCAACAACAGCCGGCTGAGGCGTCGGTGGATATGGAGCAGGCGGCAGAGGGCGGCGTATCTGAATTTGAATCGGCCTGGAGTGCGGCATCGGTGCAACAGGTCCGTGAACAGATGGTGGCCCAGGAACCAGAACCCGCGGAAGATGCCCTCCGACAAACTGTGGTCAATGCCCTGATTCGCTATCTAGAGGAACGTCAGCAGAGTGATTGTGCCGATTACTTTGTCCTGCGCCTGCAAGATCTCTCGGCTAATGAAATTGAGGCAATCCTCAACCTCACGCCCCGCCAGCGGGATTACCTCCAACAGCGGTTTAAGTACCACCTGATCCGCTTTTCCCTGTCCCACCACTGGGAACTGGTGCATCAATGGCTAGGGGCCGATCTCGATCATAATCTTGGCTTGACGCCCCAACAATGGCAGAATTTTCAGCAACAGTTGAGTGAACCGCAGCGAGAACTTTTGCACCTGAAGCAGCAGGGACTCTCGGAACGGGCGATCGCCCAAAAACTAGGGTGTACGGTGGCCCAACTGCAACGCCAATGGTCAAAACTCCTGGGGCAAGCCTGGGAAATTCGTAACCATTTAGTGTCCGGAGCAGGAGCGGCAAGCGATGAATAG
- a CDS encoding SDR family NAD(P)-dependent oxidoreductase: MLSLTQGVVLIVGASQGIGLGFVGRLLAAGQVSRVYATYRHWETATGLQALADQYPERLCCLGMDLTDEAQIVAGCDRIQADVGKLHWVINCVGILHEGTLHPEKSLRQVQIDPLQRYFLVNSIGPLLLAKHLLPLFSHGEPSLLATLSAKVGSIGDNYLGGWYGYRASKAALNMFMRTAAIEYRRKNPHSIVVVLHPGTTDTRLSQPFQKNVPAAQLFSVERTVDQLLNVMANLHENDSGQFLSWDGSRLPW, translated from the coding sequence ATGCTGTCGCTGACTCAGGGAGTGGTCCTGATCGTTGGGGCAAGCCAAGGAATTGGGCTGGGGTTTGTGGGCCGGTTGCTGGCAGCCGGTCAGGTGTCTAGAGTGTACGCCACCTACCGCCATTGGGAAACGGCAACGGGGTTACAGGCCCTGGCCGATCAATACCCCGAACGCCTGTGTTGCTTGGGCATGGATCTGACCGACGAAGCCCAAATTGTCGCCGGGTGCGATCGTATCCAGGCAGACGTAGGCAAGCTGCATTGGGTGATCAACTGTGTAGGCATCTTGCATGAGGGCACGCTCCACCCGGAGAAAAGCCTGCGACAGGTACAGATCGACCCCCTACAGCGCTATTTCCTGGTTAATAGTATTGGCCCTCTGCTGTTAGCCAAACATCTCTTGCCCTTATTCAGCCACGGTGAACCCAGCCTGCTGGCGACGCTTTCTGCCAAGGTGGGAAGCATTGGGGATAACTACCTGGGGGGATGGTATGGGTACCGGGCCTCGAAGGCAGCTTTGAATATGTTCATGCGCACTGCCGCGATCGAATATCGCCGTAAAAATCCCCACAGTATCGTAGTGGTGCTGCATCCCGGTACCACCGATACCCGCCTTTCCCAACCCTTCCAAAAAAATGTGCCAGCCGCTCAGTTGTTTTCAGTCGAGCGTACCGTTGATCAGTTACTCAACGTGATGGCGAATTTGCATGAAAACGATAGTGGGCAATTTCTGTCGTGGGATGGTAGCCGCTTGCCCTGGTAA
- a CDS encoding DNA gyrase/topoisomerase IV subunit A produces the protein MAKQLNLLSSGQVVTTALHTEMQRSYLEYAMSVIVGRALPDVRDGLKPVHRRILYAMHELGLTPDRPYRKCARVVGDVLGKYHPHGDQAVYDALVRLTQTFASRYPLLDGHGNFGSIDDDPPAAMRYTETRLAPVSHEALLGEIGAATVDFIDNFDGSQQEPIVLPAQLPILLLNGSSGIAVGMATNIPPHNLGEVVDALIALIDRPDLPDTELFKIIPGPDFPTGGEIVGTAGSREAQLTGRGSIPVRGVAQLEEIQPGRGRHRRNAIVITELPYQVNKAALIEKIADLVNQGKIDGIADLRDESDREGIRVVVELKREANPQSVLDHLYKQTPLQSNFGAILLALVDGQPRQLSLRQILTEFLQFREATLTRRYRHELEQTEKRCHLVKGMLHALAHLDAVIDLLCQAPDGSTAKLQLQAQFDLSDRQADAILAMPLRRLTGLEQANLQTEYEELTQHIQTLRQLLTDRRELLKTLKKDLRTLKRKYADPRRTRIVENEALRLEAKQAQATDTGTDTGEDTAIMPLLPATVAPEAEEVVLTLTQRGYVRRLSPRTFQRQQRRESDTEDTSAIAPLEEAQDVPIQVQAASTDQELLVVTATGKAYTVAIGEIPATTGRSRGTAIVGLLPPAVQSDPEPIVAQWVLPKGVTESDELVLLSKQGRIKRIPLAEVTHLTNRGLVVTKLKEGDTLAFAVPMQTATVSQIVLATSSGRLLRLPLTAETVPLMNRNTQGVQVLRLRPQETVVGCVALGSHQDLLLVSQQGYAKRLPLNMLRLSQRGELGTNAFQFATKTDRLVAVLAAPPEAEVILITNTQRYLQLPIAQISVWGRDGSGDRCCPCDRGEVITTVAAIDPPVW, from the coding sequence ATGGCAAAACAACTAAACCTGCTCTCATCCGGCCAGGTGGTGACCACAGCTCTCCATACCGAGATGCAGCGATCGTACCTAGAGTATGCCATGAGCGTGATTGTCGGACGAGCGCTCCCCGACGTACGTGATGGCCTCAAGCCAGTCCATCGCCGCATCCTCTACGCCATGCATGAATTGGGCCTGACGCCCGATCGCCCCTACCGCAAGTGTGCCCGTGTGGTCGGGGATGTCTTGGGCAAATACCATCCCCACGGCGATCAAGCGGTCTACGATGCCCTAGTACGGCTGACACAAACCTTTGCCAGTCGGTATCCCCTGCTCGATGGTCACGGTAATTTTGGGTCGATCGATGATGATCCCCCCGCTGCCATGCGCTACACCGAAACCCGACTAGCCCCCGTCAGTCACGAAGCCCTTCTAGGGGAAATTGGGGCTGCCACGGTGGACTTCATCGATAACTTTGATGGCTCCCAGCAGGAACCGATTGTCCTTCCGGCCCAACTGCCGATCCTGTTGCTCAACGGGTCGTCCGGGATTGCCGTCGGTATGGCAACCAATATCCCGCCCCACAATCTGGGCGAAGTCGTCGATGCCCTCATTGCGCTCATCGATCGCCCCGATCTGCCCGACACCGAGCTGTTCAAAATTATACCGGGTCCCGACTTTCCCACGGGGGGTGAAATTGTTGGGACAGCGGGCAGCCGTGAGGCGCAATTGACGGGACGGGGCAGCATTCCCGTGCGGGGGGTGGCCCAACTAGAGGAAATCCAACCAGGGCGGGGGCGCCATCGGCGCAATGCGATCGTGATTACGGAACTGCCCTACCAGGTGAATAAGGCGGCGTTGATTGAAAAAATTGCCGATCTAGTCAACCAGGGCAAAATCGACGGGATTGCGGATCTGCGGGATGAAAGCGATCGCGAGGGCATTCGGGTGGTGGTGGAACTCAAGCGCGAGGCCAACCCCCAATCGGTCCTGGATCACCTGTATAAGCAAACCCCCTTGCAAAGTAACTTTGGGGCAATCCTACTAGCCTTGGTGGATGGGCAACCGCGCCAATTGAGTTTGCGGCAAATCCTGACCGAATTCCTCCAGTTCCGCGAGGCAACCCTGACCCGCCGCTATCGCCATGAGTTGGAGCAAACGGAAAAGCGCTGTCACCTAGTCAAAGGGATGTTACACGCCTTGGCCCACCTGGATGCGGTGATTGACCTACTGTGCCAAGCACCCGATGGCAGCACGGCAAAGTTACAGCTTCAGGCGCAGTTTGACTTGAGCGATCGTCAGGCCGATGCGATTCTGGCGATGCCCCTGCGACGGCTGACGGGTCTGGAGCAAGCCAACCTGCAAACGGAATATGAGGAACTCACCCAACATATTCAAACCCTGCGCCAACTCTTGACCGATCGCCGCGAATTACTGAAAACCCTGAAAAAAGATCTGCGTACCCTCAAGCGCAAGTATGCTGATCCCCGCCGGACCCGCATCGTGGAAAATGAAGCCCTGCGGTTGGAAGCCAAACAGGCGCAGGCCACTGATACCGGGACTGATACCGGGGAGGACACTGCCATAATGCCTCTCTTGCCCGCGACTGTGGCCCCGGAGGCCGAGGAGGTGGTGTTGACCCTAACTCAACGCGGCTATGTGCGCCGCTTATCTCCCCGTACCTTTCAGCGGCAGCAACGCCGGGAGAGCGACACCGAGGATACCTCAGCGATCGCCCCCCTGGAAGAGGCCCAGGATGTCCCGATCCAGGTTCAGGCCGCTAGTACCGATCAGGAGTTACTCGTAGTGACGGCAACCGGGAAAGCCTATACAGTCGCCATTGGCGAGATTCCGGCCACCACCGGGCGATCGCGGGGAACGGCGATCGTCGGGTTACTGCCCCCGGCGGTGCAGTCCGATCCAGAGCCGATCGTGGCCCAATGGGTTCTCCCCAAAGGCGTCACAGAGTCCGATGAGCTAGTCCTTCTCAGCAAACAGGGCCGGATTAAGCGCATCCCCCTGGCGGAGGTAACCCATTTAACGAACCGCGGGCTAGTGGTAACCAAGCTCAAGGAAGGGGATACATTGGCGTTTGCCGTGCCGATGCAGACGGCCACTGTGAGTCAGATCGTGCTGGCCACTTCCAGTGGACGACTGTTGCGGTTGCCCCTAACGGCGGAGACGGTGCCCCTGATGAATCGCAATACCCAGGGGGTGCAAGTTTTGCGGCTGCGGCCCCAGGAAACGGTAGTTGGCTGTGTGGCCCTAGGAAGCCATCAAGACCTGTTGTTAGTCTCGCAGCAGGGATATGCCAAGCGCCTACCCTTGAATATGTTGCGTCTGAGCCAACGGGGGGAACTGGGAACCAATGCCTTCCAGTTTGCCACCAAGACCGATCGCCTAGTGGCAGTCCTAGCAGCGCCGCCAGAGGCCGAGGTGATCCTGATCAC
- a CDS encoding carbonic anhydrase — protein sequence MKRRMLLKGAALGMAGGALSLGWQQPPAIAGVTSGSAQWGYTGQTGPEHWGELSAEYQACQLGTHQSPIDLNGAIVAALPPIRLDYQETPLRIVNNGHTIQVNYEPGSTLTIGDQTFELLQFHFHHPSEHLVQGKAADMELHLVHRNASGVLAVVGVLLTAGAENPVIKSIFAAMPDRPGPEQLQSQVTLNVQDLLPADLGSYRYSGSLTTPPCSEEVSWIILQQPVTLSSSQIRQFASLFPGNARPVQALNQRFLLRSP from the coding sequence ATGAAGCGCAGAATGCTGCTTAAAGGGGCTGCTCTGGGGATGGCCGGGGGTGCCCTATCGCTAGGTTGGCAACAGCCGCCGGCGATCGCGGGGGTGACCTCCGGTTCTGCTCAATGGGGCTATACGGGACAGACAGGTCCCGAACATTGGGGGGAACTCTCGGCTGAATATCAAGCCTGTCAATTGGGCACTCACCAATCTCCGATTGATCTGAACGGGGCGATCGTGGCCGCGTTACCACCCATCCGTCTGGACTACCAGGAAACCCCGCTGCGGATTGTTAATAATGGCCATACAATCCAGGTGAACTATGAACCAGGGAGCACCTTAACGATCGGCGATCAAACCTTTGAGTTGCTCCAATTCCATTTTCACCATCCCAGCGAGCACCTCGTGCAGGGCAAAGCCGCTGACATGGAACTCCATCTGGTACATCGCAATGCGTCAGGTGTGCTGGCAGTGGTGGGGGTTTTGCTCACGGCTGGGGCCGAAAATCCGGTCATAAAATCCATTTTTGCCGCCATGCCCGATCGCCCTGGCCCAGAACAATTGCAATCCCAGGTCACCCTGAATGTGCAGGATTTATTACCAGCCGATCTAGGGTCCTATCGCTACTCTGGTTCTCTGACGACACCCCCCTGTTCCGAAGAGGTCAGTTGGATTATATTACAGCAACCCGTTACCCTTTCCTCATCCCAAATTCGCCAATTTGCAAGCCTCTTCCCCGGCAACGCCCGCCCTGTTCAGGCTCTCAACCAACGCTTTTTACTGCGATCGCCTTAA
- a CDS encoding response regulator, which yields MGTVLIVEDDLINARVFAKVLTKRGNLVVKHTEDVEEVLQLAQARAVDVVLMDVSLARSFYQGKQVDGIRITQMLKADPATADLPVILITAHAMRGDREHLLAQSGADDYISKPVIDHQEFVDKVKALIPTP from the coding sequence ATGGGAACTGTTTTAATTGTGGAGGACGATCTGATTAACGCCCGTGTGTTTGCCAAGGTGTTAACCAAACGGGGCAATCTGGTGGTCAAACACACGGAGGATGTGGAGGAGGTGCTACAACTGGCCCAAGCACGGGCGGTGGATGTGGTCCTCATGGATGTGTCATTAGCGCGTAGTTTCTACCAGGGGAAGCAGGTGGATGGGATTCGCATTACCCAAATGCTAAAGGCGGACCCGGCCACGGCAGACTTGCCAGTGATTTTGATTACCGCCCATGCCATGCGCGGCGATCGTGAACACCTCCTGGCCCAAAGCGGTGCCGATGACTATATCTCGAAACCCGTGATTGATCACCAGGAATTTGTCGATAAGGTCAAGGCGCTGATCCCAACTCCTTAA
- a CDS encoding class I SAM-dependent methyltransferase: protein MATDTPTDGVTLTEALAFVERYFPRDRVLADYDRELTIRYYTESEPGYRKYHSLQDCVHFALNEDGRFDPEGYYAQPQYVSAQVQAVQAAQVLEVGCGKGFNSLFLAQQHPTVQFTGVDLTPRHVQIAARKAAQIPNLVFRRGDFNQLDVADQSVDLVFGVDCLCHAADSRRVLTELYRVLRSGGRLVVFDGYRRAELAAFEPEMQLAMQLTEVAMAVRHGFPVLADWLAVAESVGFTLMEQQDQTQAILPNLYAVQALAKRYFRRPWRAKLLQWVLPKYLVRNAIAGLLLPLVCDAETGAFSYQQLVLAVP from the coding sequence ATGGCAACCGACACACCGACGGATGGGGTGACTTTAACCGAGGCATTAGCCTTCGTCGAGCGCTATTTCCCCCGCGATCGCGTGTTGGCCGACTACGATCGCGAGCTGACGATTCGCTACTATACCGAAAGTGAACCCGGTTATCGTAAGTATCATTCTTTACAGGATTGTGTGCATTTTGCGCTGAATGAGGATGGCCGATTTGATCCGGAGGGCTATTATGCCCAGCCTCAGTACGTTTCGGCGCAGGTGCAGGCTGTACAGGCAGCGCAGGTGTTGGAGGTGGGCTGTGGGAAGGGATTTAATAGTTTGTTTCTAGCGCAACAGCATCCAACAGTGCAATTTACGGGGGTGGATCTGACACCGCGTCATGTGCAAATTGCTGCCCGCAAGGCGGCCCAGATACCGAATCTGGTGTTTCGGCGGGGGGATTTTAATCAATTAGATGTCGCGGATCAGAGTGTTGATCTAGTGTTTGGGGTGGATTGCCTGTGTCATGCGGCTGATAGTCGCCGGGTGTTAACGGAATTGTACCGGGTGTTGCGATCGGGGGGCCGTTTAGTGGTATTTGATGGGTACCGGCGAGCAGAGTTGGCTGCTTTTGAGCCAGAGATGCAATTGGCCATGCAGTTAACAGAGGTAGCGATGGCGGTGCGGCATGGTTTCCCGGTGTTGGCGGATTGGTTGGCGGTGGCTGAATCGGTGGGGTTCACGCTAATGGAACAGCAGGATCAAACCCAGGCGATTCTCCCTAATCTCTACGCAGTGCAAGCTTTAGCAAAGCGGTATTTCCGGCGTCCCTGGCGGGCCAAGCTATTGCAGTGGGTGTTACCGAAATATTTAGTGCGAAATGCGATCGCGGGTTTGTTATTACCATTGGTTTGTGATGCGGAAACAGGAGCCTTTAGTTACCAACAGTTGGTGCTAGCAGTACCGTAG